One genomic window of Triplophysa rosa linkage group LG11, Trosa_1v2, whole genome shotgun sequence includes the following:
- the LOC130561062 gene encoding trinucleotide repeat-containing gene 6A protein-like isoform X2, translating to MAPIRDSVSHSPNQTGLEHTGLESQYENSPWSSSSPCSDSNSNWGKVIVDKGPWPSITGSDPELASECMDADSASSSGSEKNLSMMASGNTGGDNNGNRQGSSQGSHFMVANCSNNVGNGSVKGPWGVSNGSMLSTCQGSVEGPSSKLVESSHGKINAWGTQGSSTNVDLNPSTLNPNANHGAWPVLQNTGPNPHGPVGNGNGGTNTQQSTIGQTPSMQSINSKMSRGCLQENMSEAEVNGTSKVTSGQPQNLNTEFNGPNNTTNTMTSSLPNSTGSIQLNEQPPGHRAWPVNTGSSPQLPISSVSNGTSISQHGNSEGINSGSYGTGWGIPPGTNYSGDKCPIPKGQAVVDTVNATLMQSGANGSSVSAAALKHNNNTGMGSRGGGWDSASTTSQNMSWGAGNGVGPAGIPRPWGNASSSSSSSSSSSSNTGTKVSNGEWNTLPSNSQHSNEGTNGGRKGTNGWKSLEDDALGIRSSGQPSQGSTWNKSTGSEGSGESSGDCSDKDGQCSSNRRRNNQPGTIHADLTKIDMDPRVLSNTGWGQTPVRQNTAWDVTTSDKKQGNGQMGWGGAPPQKSNSGGWGDGPSTNSRESSVSGWTEPSKPSTGWGETKGPVGQSGWEDASVTMNKNSSSWNSGKDEKSSWNNTQKAKQGWGGPSAGEGWGGEGPKGSHWEEPQKSGSGGWDSDSDRSGSGWSEPGRCRTSNTWGGGSGGTNTPDQSGPTTGWGEPTKTIHQNQTWCEPMKATHSNSTWGDTAKPNNSSEWGKSQDSSMAKFRSGNVSQTGAPGQNKPTGWLGGPMPAASKEEESTGWEDPSPESIRRRMEIDDGTSAWGDPKKTNYSNVNMWNKNTAGEQDGVAVSQPPQAQSSMAPKEKNCSSGWGETYGVPQKMESSTWGEPAGPPVTVDNGTSAWGKSVDKSSSWEEPGRENSGGSGWGNAAVGQQSQHKSGSKPMQDNWCGDEMSMTGHSNWEEEEEVKIGVWNNNPSQEINQTGNWSYKKMPPKMNKGPNKQDDSPWMNQFVKQFNNMYPRDSSEDSLKGNKMDMPGGMTDKRMDVDSHVLNMGEYGKNPALRHQIHKDSPMDRNPYMDKNVNMYGVGNAAAQGRNAQQPPAQPLNSAQPNLRNQVPPPLHPSQVPPPLLKYSPNNGGLNPLFGPQQVAMLNQLSQLNQLSQLSQINQLQRLLLQQKVQSQRAMPVNSRQQQEQQGRGLGPSQQMIQPPRHLDPSLMKQQNSPQPPSMHQPGLKYMENFMSPNASDLQKEQSSLSSFSNFPLGGCPPHLHVGQNDSMLHQAAKPNTMFASDMSGCQPAGISQSHSLLSNGHMVPGSSVNPRVGKNFCPDSSSLPARGLNSNLNVSNLDISSVGFKEPQSRLKKWTAMDISVNSPLDQNPSKTGAITSGLRLEDSHLSPYDFMNASNAPISPPGSVGDGWPIRAKSPHGSTHVNWPPEFRPGEPWKGYPNIDPETDPFVTPGSVINNLSINTVRDVDHLRDRNNGPSSSLNTTLPSNSAWTSIRASNHNSSLSSTAQSTSARNSDSKWSPVTNTSLAHELWKVPLPSKGISAPSRPPPGLTGQKQPSSWDNSSLRLAGWGSSESRFTSGSSWGDSSSGRTNWLVLKNLTPQIDGSTLRTLCMQHGPLITFHLNLPHGNAVVCYSSKEEAAKAQKSLHMCVLGNTTILAEFASEEEINRFFAQGQSMTASPSWQTLGSSQNRMGSIEGSHPFPNRSDLNQWNGSGLSGAGSGDLHASSLWGVPNYSKSLWGSPSGGEGGRINSPSPIGSFLSVDHLTGGGESM from the exons ATGGCTCCCATTCGGGATTCTGTCAGCCACTCCCCTAACCAAACAG GTTTAGAACATACTGGACTGGAATCTCAGTATGAAAATTCGCCATGGAGCTCTAGTTCACCTTGCAGTGACTCGAACAGCAACTGGGGAAAGGTCATTGTAGATAAGGGACCCTGGCCCTCCATCACTGGTAGTGACCCAGAGTTAGCCTCAGAATGTATGGATGCTGACTCGGCCTCCAGCTCTGGGTCTGAGAAAAATCTTAGTATGATGGCATCTGGAAACACTGGCGGTGACAACAATGGCAATAGACAAGGAAGCAGTCAAGGTTCTCATTTCATGGTTGCAAATTGCAGCAATAATGTGGGTAATGGGAGTGTTAAGGGGCCTTGGGGTGTATCCAATGGCTCGATGCTAAGCACATGTCAAGGCTCTGTGGAAGGCCCCAGCAGCAAGCTGGTAGAAAGCAGCCATGGCAAAATTAACGCGTGGGGTACCCAAGGTTCCTCAACCAATGTAGATTTAAATCCAAGCACTTTGAACCCAAATGCCAACCATGGTGCCTGGCCCGTTCTTCAGAACACTGGGCCCAACCCCCATGGGCCTGTTGGGAATGGGAATGGTGGCACCAACACTCAACAAAGCACCATAGGTCAAACACCCAGCATGCAGAGTATCAACTCTAAGATGTCCCGAGGATGCCTGCAAGAAAATATGTCTGAAGCTGAAGTCAATGGTACAAGCAAGGTTACAAGTGGACAGCCTCAAAACCTTAACACTGAATTTAACGGACCAAATAACACTACTAACACGATGACCTCTAGTTTACCAAACTCTACAGGTTCAATACAGTTGAATGAACAGCCCCCAGGGCACCGAGCCTGGCCTGTGAACACAGGGAGCTCTCCTCAGCTCCCTATTTCTTCAGTCTCTAATGGCACTTCCATTTCTCAACATGGCAACAGTGAGGGAATTAATAGCGGGTCTTATGGTACAGGATGGGGAATTCCACCCGGCACTAATTACTCTGGAGACAAATGTCCCATTCCTAAAGGCCAAGCTGTGGTTGACACTGTGAATGCAACTCTAATGCAGTCTGGAGCTAATGGTTCCTCTGTGAGTGCTGCTGCTTTAaagcataataataatactggGATGGGCAGTCGCGGAGGAGGTTGGGACTCAGCGTCCACTACCTCACAAAATATGTCTTGGGGAGCTGGCAACGGTGTGGGCCCAGCTGGGATCCCTCGCCCTTGGGGGAatgcctcctcctcctcttcttcctcttcctcatccTCTTCAAACACTGGCACTAAGGTCTCAAATGGGGAGTGGAACACTTTGCCCAGCAACAGTCAGCATTCCAATGAGGGCACGAATGGGGGCAGGAAGGGAACAAATGGATGGAAGTCCTTGGAAGATGATGCTCTCGGTATTAGGAGCTCCGGTCAGCCATCACAAGGCAGCACATGGAACAAATCAACAGGCAGTGAAGGAAGTGGAGAGAGCTCAGGAGATTGTAGTGATAAGGATGGACAGTGCAGCAGCAACCGCAGAAGGAATAACCAACCAGGGACGATACATGCAGATCTCACTAAAATCGACATGGACCCCAGGGTCCTGTCCAACACGGGATGGGGACAAACCCCAGTCCGCCAGAACACTGCCTGGGACGTAACCACCTCTGATAAAAAGCAAGGAAATGGGCAGATGGGCTGGGGCGGCGCTCCACCTCAGAAGTCTAACTCAGGGGGTTGGGGAGATGGACCCAGCACCAACAGTAGAGAGTCTTCTGTGTCCGGGTGGACCGAACCTTCAAAACCTTCAACAGGCTGGGGAGAAACCAAAGGCCCTGTTGGGCAAAGTGGTTGGGAGGACGCTTCTGTTACAATGAACAAGAACAGTTCCTCATGGAACAGCGGCAAGGATGAAAAGTCCTCCTGGAATAACACACAGAAAGCGAAGCAAGGATGGGGTGGTCCCTCAGCTGGAGAGGGATGGGGTGGAGAAGGCCCAAAAGGAAGCCATTGGGAAGAGCCCCAGAAATCTGGTTCCGGTGGCTGGGACAGTGACAGCGATCGCTCTGGATCGGGCTGGAGCGAGCCTGGGCGCTGCAGAACGAGCAACACCTGGGGAGGTGGCAGCGGAGGCACGAACACTCCTGACCAGAGTGGTCCAACCACAGGATGGGGTGAACCAACCAAGACCATCCATCAAAACCAAACCTGGTGCGAGCCAATGAAAGCAACCCACTCCAACTCTACTTGGGGTGACACTGCAAAACCGAACAACTCTTCAGAGTGGGGCAAATCCCAAGATTCCAGCATGGCAAAATTCAGGAGTGGGAACGTCTCTCAGACCGGAGCCCCTGGTCAAAACAAGCCTACAGGATGGCTGGGAGGACCAATGCCTGCTGCCTCTAAAGAAGAAGAATCCACTGGATGGGAAGACCCATCTCCTGAATCCATTAGGCGTAGAATGGAGATTGATGATGGTACTTCAGCATGGGGAGATCCCAAAAAAACCAATTACAGCAATGTAAACATGTGGAACAAGAACACTGCCGGAGAGCAGGATGGTGTGGCAGTTTCACAGCCCCCACAAGCCCAAAGCTCCATGGCGCCAAAAGAAAAGAACTGCAGCTCAG GGTGGGGAGAGACATATGGTGTGCCACAAAAAATGGAGTCCTCTACCTGGGGTGAGCCTGCTGGTCCACCTGTCACTGTGGACAATGGCACTTCAGCCTGGGGAAAGTCTGTTGATAAAAGCTCCAGCTGGGAAGAGCCAGGACGGGAAAACTCAGGAGGCAGTGGCTGGGGCAATGCTGCTGTAGGACAACAGTCACAGCACAAGTCTG GATCCAAACCTATGCAAGACAACTGGTGTGGAGATGAGATGTCCATGACAGGGCACTCCAActgggaggaggaagaggaagtAAAGATAGGCGTGTGGAACAACAATCCATCACAGGAAATTAACCAAACTGGAAACTGGTCCTACAAGAAGATGCCTCCAAAG ATGAATAAAGGACCCAACAAGCAGGATGATTCTCCATGGATGAATCAGTTTGTGAAACAGTTCAACAACATGTATCCT AGAGATTCCTCTGAAGATTCCCTGAAGGGCAATAAGATGGATATGCCTGGAG GAATGACAGACAAGCGCATGGATGTTGACAGTCATGTTCTTAACATGGGAGAGTATGGAAAAAATCCTGCCTTACGCCACCAGATCCACAAAGACTCACCCATGGACCGCAATCCCTATATGGATAAG AATGTAAACATGTACGGTGTCGGTAATGCAGCAGCACAAGGCCGGAATGCCCAGCAGCCTCCAGCACAACCTCTGAACTCTGCTCAGCCCAATCTCCGTAACCAAGTGCCTCCTCCACTACATCCCTCTCAG GTCCCGCCACCCCTGTTGAAGTACTCTCCCAATAATGGAGGTCTGAACCCTCTGTTCGGCCCACAGCAGGTGGCAATGCTAAACCAGTTGTCCCAGCTTAACCAGCTCTCTCAGCTCTCTCAGATTAATCAGTTACAG CGTCTTCTCCTGCAGCAAAAAGTGCAAAGCCAGAGGGCCATGCCTGTTAACAGCCGACAGCAACAGGAACAGCAG GGTCGTGGTCTGGGCCCATCCCAACAGATGATCCAGCCTCCCCGTCATCTCGATCCATCCCTGATGAAGCAGCAGAACTCTCCCCAGCCTCCCTCAATGCACCAGCCTGGCCTCAAGTACATGGAGAACTTCATGTCCCCCAATGCCTCTGACCTGCAGAAAGAACAAAGTTCCCTGAGCTCTTTCAGTAATTTCCCTTTAGGTGGGTGTCCTCCCCATCTTCACGTAGGGCAGAATGACTCAATGTTGCACCAAGCTGCCAAGCCCAACACGATGTTTGCCTCTGACATGTCAGGCTGTCAGCCAGCTGGCATTAGTCAAAGTCATAGCCTCCTGAGCAATGGCCACATGGTGCCAGGCTCTTCCGTGAACCCTCGGGTAGGAAAGAACTTCTGTCCTGACAGCAGCTCCCTGCCAGCAAGAG GCTTGAACTCAAACTTGAATGTAAGCAACCTTGACATTAGTAGTGTTGGTTTTAAAGAGCCACAGTCCCGTCTGAAGAAGTGGACTGCcatggacatttccgttaacTCGCCACTTGATCAAAACCCCAGCAAAACTG GTGCTATAACATCTGGCCTGAGGCTTGAAGACTCGCACTTAAGTCCATATGACTTCATGAATGCCAGTAATGCTCCCATCAGTCCTCCTGGCTCTGTGGGAGATGGCTGGCCCATCCGTGCCAAATCACCTCATGGTTCCACCCATGTCAACTGGCCACCAG AGTTTCGTCCTGGTGAGCCCTGGAAAGGATATCCAAACATCGATCCTGAAACTGACCCATTTGTCACTCCTGGCAGTGTGATTAATAATCTCTCCATTAATACAGTCCGGGATGTTGATCACCTCAGGGACAGGAACAATG GGCCATCCTCATCACTTAACACCACGCTGCCTTCAAATAGTGCCTGGACATCCATTCGTGCCTCCAACCACAATAGTTCCCTCAGCAGTACAGCACAAAGCACTTCAG CCAGAAACAGTGACTCCAAATGGTCTCCAGTCACCAACACCTCTTTGGCTCATGAGCTGTGGAAGGTTCCTCTCCCCTCGAAAGGTATCTCTGCTCCGTCCCGGCCCCCACCTGGCCTCACTGGCCAGAAGCAGCCCTCGTCTTGGGACAACAGCTCTCTGAGACTGGCAGGCTGGGGCAGCTCTGAATCCAGATTCACCTCTG GTTCCAGCTGGGGTGACAGCAGCTCAGGGAGAACTAATTGGCTTGTACTCAAAAACCTTACACCTCAG ATTGATGGCTCCACCTTGCGAACTCTGTGCATGCAGCACGGTCCACTGATCACATTCCATCTGAACCTTCCCCATGGCAATGCTGTCGTCTGTTACAGCTCTAAGGAGGAGGCGGCCAAAGCCCAAAAGTCACTGCACAT GTGTGTTTTAGGGAACACTACTATTCTTGCAGAATTTGCTAGTGAAGAGGAAATTAATCGTTTCTTTGCACAAGGTCAGTCAATGACCGCTTCTCCCAGCTGGCAGACGCTGGGCTCTTCTCAGAACCGGATGGGATCCATTGAGGGTTCACACCCCTTCCCGAACCGCTCCGACCTGAATCAGTGGAACGGCAGCGGGCTGTCGGGAGCCGGCAGTGGAGACCTGCATGCTTCGTCTCTCTGGGGTGTTCCCAATTACTCCAAGAGCCTGTGGGGCAGCCCCAGTGGCGGTGAGGGCGGGAGAATCAACAGTCCCTCCCCCATCGGCTCCTTTCTTTCTGTTGACCACCTGACAGGAGGTGGGGAGTCCATGTAG
- the LOC130561062 gene encoding trinucleotide repeat-containing gene 6A protein-like isoform X1 yields the protein MAPIRDSVSHSPNQTGLEHTGLESQYENSPWSSSSPCSDSNSNWGKVIVDKGPWPSITGSDPELASECMDADSASSSGSEKNLSMMASGNTGGDNNGNRQGSSQGSHFMVANCSNNVGNGSVKGPWGVSNGSMLSTCQGSVEGPSSKLVESSHGKINAWGTQGSSTNVDLNPSTLNPNANHGAWPVLQNTGPNPHGPVGNGNGGTNTQQSTIGQTPSMQSINSKMSRGCLQENMSEAEVNGTSKVTSGQPQNLNTEFNGPNNTTNTMTSSLPNSTGSIQLNEQPPGHRAWPVNTGSSPQLPISSVSNGTSISQHGNSEGINSGSYGTGWGIPPGTNYSGDKCPIPKGQAVVDTVNATLMQSGANGSSVSAAALKHNNNTGMGSRGGGWDSASTTSQNMSWGAGNGVGPAGIPRPWGNASSSSSSSSSSSSNTGTKVSNGEWNTLPSNSQHSNEGTNGGRKGTNGWKSLEDDALGIRSSGQPSQGSTWNKSTGSEGSGESSGDCSDKDGQCSSNRRRNNQPGTIHADLTKIDMDPRVLSNTGWGQTPVRQNTAWDVTTSDKKQGNGQMGWGGAPPQKSNSGGWGDGPSTNSRESSVSGWTEPSKPSTGWGETKGPVGQSGWEDASVTMNKNSSSWNSGKDEKSSWNNTQKAKQGWGGPSAGEGWGGEGPKGSHWEEPQKSGSGGWDSDSDRSGSGWSEPGRCRTSNTWGGGSGGTNTPDQSGPTTGWGEPTKTIHQNQTWCEPMKATHSNSTWGDTAKPNNSSEWGKSQDSSMAKFRSGNVSQTGAPGQNKPTGWLGGPMPAASKEEESTGWEDPSPESIRRRMEIDDGTSAWGDPKKTNYSNVNMWNKNTAGEQDGVAVSQPPQAQSSMAPKEKNCSSGWGETYGVPQKMESSTWGEPAGPPVTVDNGTSAWGKSVDKSSSWEEPGRENSGGSGWGNAAVGQQSQHKSGSKPMQDNWCGDEMSMTGHSNWEEEEEVKIGVWNNNPSQEINQTGNWSYKKMPPKMNKGPNKQDDSPWMNQFVKQFNNMYPRDSSEDSLKGNKMDMPGGMTDKRMDVDSHVLNMGEYGKNPALRHQIHKDSPMDRNPYMDKLSLPLYDNTVAEEPQNSQITSMQNMSYSPTNSAQPNQCSLPGPHHPNSASVRQNVNMYGVGNAAAQGRNAQQPPAQPLNSAQPNLRNQVPPPLHPSQVPPPLLKYSPNNGGLNPLFGPQQVAMLNQLSQLNQLSQLSQINQLQRLLLQQKVQSQRAMPVNSRQQQEQQGRGLGPSQQMIQPPRHLDPSLMKQQNSPQPPSMHQPGLKYMENFMSPNASDLQKEQSSLSSFSNFPLGGCPPHLHVGQNDSMLHQAAKPNTMFASDMSGCQPAGISQSHSLLSNGHMVPGSSVNPRVGKNFCPDSSSLPARGLNSNLNVSNLDISSVGFKEPQSRLKKWTAMDISVNSPLDQNPSKTGAITSGLRLEDSHLSPYDFMNASNAPISPPGSVGDGWPIRAKSPHGSTHVNWPPEFRPGEPWKGYPNIDPETDPFVTPGSVINNLSINTVRDVDHLRDRNNGPSSSLNTTLPSNSAWTSIRASNHNSSLSSTAQSTSARNSDSKWSPVTNTSLAHELWKVPLPSKGISAPSRPPPGLTGQKQPSSWDNSSLRLAGWGSSESRFTSGSSWGDSSSGRTNWLVLKNLTPQIDGSTLRTLCMQHGPLITFHLNLPHGNAVVCYSSKEEAAKAQKSLHMCVLGNTTILAEFASEEEINRFFAQGQSMTASPSWQTLGSSQNRMGSIEGSHPFPNRSDLNQWNGSGLSGAGSGDLHASSLWGVPNYSKSLWGSPSGGEGGRINSPSPIGSFLSVDHLTGGGESM from the exons ATGGCTCCCATTCGGGATTCTGTCAGCCACTCCCCTAACCAAACAG GTTTAGAACATACTGGACTGGAATCTCAGTATGAAAATTCGCCATGGAGCTCTAGTTCACCTTGCAGTGACTCGAACAGCAACTGGGGAAAGGTCATTGTAGATAAGGGACCCTGGCCCTCCATCACTGGTAGTGACCCAGAGTTAGCCTCAGAATGTATGGATGCTGACTCGGCCTCCAGCTCTGGGTCTGAGAAAAATCTTAGTATGATGGCATCTGGAAACACTGGCGGTGACAACAATGGCAATAGACAAGGAAGCAGTCAAGGTTCTCATTTCATGGTTGCAAATTGCAGCAATAATGTGGGTAATGGGAGTGTTAAGGGGCCTTGGGGTGTATCCAATGGCTCGATGCTAAGCACATGTCAAGGCTCTGTGGAAGGCCCCAGCAGCAAGCTGGTAGAAAGCAGCCATGGCAAAATTAACGCGTGGGGTACCCAAGGTTCCTCAACCAATGTAGATTTAAATCCAAGCACTTTGAACCCAAATGCCAACCATGGTGCCTGGCCCGTTCTTCAGAACACTGGGCCCAACCCCCATGGGCCTGTTGGGAATGGGAATGGTGGCACCAACACTCAACAAAGCACCATAGGTCAAACACCCAGCATGCAGAGTATCAACTCTAAGATGTCCCGAGGATGCCTGCAAGAAAATATGTCTGAAGCTGAAGTCAATGGTACAAGCAAGGTTACAAGTGGACAGCCTCAAAACCTTAACACTGAATTTAACGGACCAAATAACACTACTAACACGATGACCTCTAGTTTACCAAACTCTACAGGTTCAATACAGTTGAATGAACAGCCCCCAGGGCACCGAGCCTGGCCTGTGAACACAGGGAGCTCTCCTCAGCTCCCTATTTCTTCAGTCTCTAATGGCACTTCCATTTCTCAACATGGCAACAGTGAGGGAATTAATAGCGGGTCTTATGGTACAGGATGGGGAATTCCACCCGGCACTAATTACTCTGGAGACAAATGTCCCATTCCTAAAGGCCAAGCTGTGGTTGACACTGTGAATGCAACTCTAATGCAGTCTGGAGCTAATGGTTCCTCTGTGAGTGCTGCTGCTTTAaagcataataataatactggGATGGGCAGTCGCGGAGGAGGTTGGGACTCAGCGTCCACTACCTCACAAAATATGTCTTGGGGAGCTGGCAACGGTGTGGGCCCAGCTGGGATCCCTCGCCCTTGGGGGAatgcctcctcctcctcttcttcctcttcctcatccTCTTCAAACACTGGCACTAAGGTCTCAAATGGGGAGTGGAACACTTTGCCCAGCAACAGTCAGCATTCCAATGAGGGCACGAATGGGGGCAGGAAGGGAACAAATGGATGGAAGTCCTTGGAAGATGATGCTCTCGGTATTAGGAGCTCCGGTCAGCCATCACAAGGCAGCACATGGAACAAATCAACAGGCAGTGAAGGAAGTGGAGAGAGCTCAGGAGATTGTAGTGATAAGGATGGACAGTGCAGCAGCAACCGCAGAAGGAATAACCAACCAGGGACGATACATGCAGATCTCACTAAAATCGACATGGACCCCAGGGTCCTGTCCAACACGGGATGGGGACAAACCCCAGTCCGCCAGAACACTGCCTGGGACGTAACCACCTCTGATAAAAAGCAAGGAAATGGGCAGATGGGCTGGGGCGGCGCTCCACCTCAGAAGTCTAACTCAGGGGGTTGGGGAGATGGACCCAGCACCAACAGTAGAGAGTCTTCTGTGTCCGGGTGGACCGAACCTTCAAAACCTTCAACAGGCTGGGGAGAAACCAAAGGCCCTGTTGGGCAAAGTGGTTGGGAGGACGCTTCTGTTACAATGAACAAGAACAGTTCCTCATGGAACAGCGGCAAGGATGAAAAGTCCTCCTGGAATAACACACAGAAAGCGAAGCAAGGATGGGGTGGTCCCTCAGCTGGAGAGGGATGGGGTGGAGAAGGCCCAAAAGGAAGCCATTGGGAAGAGCCCCAGAAATCTGGTTCCGGTGGCTGGGACAGTGACAGCGATCGCTCTGGATCGGGCTGGAGCGAGCCTGGGCGCTGCAGAACGAGCAACACCTGGGGAGGTGGCAGCGGAGGCACGAACACTCCTGACCAGAGTGGTCCAACCACAGGATGGGGTGAACCAACCAAGACCATCCATCAAAACCAAACCTGGTGCGAGCCAATGAAAGCAACCCACTCCAACTCTACTTGGGGTGACACTGCAAAACCGAACAACTCTTCAGAGTGGGGCAAATCCCAAGATTCCAGCATGGCAAAATTCAGGAGTGGGAACGTCTCTCAGACCGGAGCCCCTGGTCAAAACAAGCCTACAGGATGGCTGGGAGGACCAATGCCTGCTGCCTCTAAAGAAGAAGAATCCACTGGATGGGAAGACCCATCTCCTGAATCCATTAGGCGTAGAATGGAGATTGATGATGGTACTTCAGCATGGGGAGATCCCAAAAAAACCAATTACAGCAATGTAAACATGTGGAACAAGAACACTGCCGGAGAGCAGGATGGTGTGGCAGTTTCACAGCCCCCACAAGCCCAAAGCTCCATGGCGCCAAAAGAAAAGAACTGCAGCTCAG GGTGGGGAGAGACATATGGTGTGCCACAAAAAATGGAGTCCTCTACCTGGGGTGAGCCTGCTGGTCCACCTGTCACTGTGGACAATGGCACTTCAGCCTGGGGAAAGTCTGTTGATAAAAGCTCCAGCTGGGAAGAGCCAGGACGGGAAAACTCAGGAGGCAGTGGCTGGGGCAATGCTGCTGTAGGACAACAGTCACAGCACAAGTCTG GATCCAAACCTATGCAAGACAACTGGTGTGGAGATGAGATGTCCATGACAGGGCACTCCAActgggaggaggaagaggaagtAAAGATAGGCGTGTGGAACAACAATCCATCACAGGAAATTAACCAAACTGGAAACTGGTCCTACAAGAAGATGCCTCCAAAG ATGAATAAAGGACCCAACAAGCAGGATGATTCTCCATGGATGAATCAGTTTGTGAAACAGTTCAACAACATGTATCCT AGAGATTCCTCTGAAGATTCCCTGAAGGGCAATAAGATGGATATGCCTGGAG GAATGACAGACAAGCGCATGGATGTTGACAGTCATGTTCTTAACATGGGAGAGTATGGAAAAAATCCTGCCTTACGCCACCAGATCCACAAAGACTCACCCATGGACCGCAATCCCTATATGGATAAG CTTTCACTGCCCTTATATGATAACACTGTAGCAGAGGAGCCCCAAAACTCACAGATCACTTCCATGCAGAATATGAGCTATTCCCCTACAAATAGTGCGCAACCAAACCAGTGCAGCTTGCCAGGGCCTCACCATCCAAACTCTGCCTCTGTTAGGCAG AATGTAAACATGTACGGTGTCGGTAATGCAGCAGCACAAGGCCGGAATGCCCAGCAGCCTCCAGCACAACCTCTGAACTCTGCTCAGCCCAATCTCCGTAACCAAGTGCCTCCTCCACTACATCCCTCTCAG GTCCCGCCACCCCTGTTGAAGTACTCTCCCAATAATGGAGGTCTGAACCCTCTGTTCGGCCCACAGCAGGTGGCAATGCTAAACCAGTTGTCCCAGCTTAACCAGCTCTCTCAGCTCTCTCAGATTAATCAGTTACAG CGTCTTCTCCTGCAGCAAAAAGTGCAAAGCCAGAGGGCCATGCCTGTTAACAGCCGACAGCAACAGGAACAGCAG GGTCGTGGTCTGGGCCCATCCCAACAGATGATCCAGCCTCCCCGTCATCTCGATCCATCCCTGATGAAGCAGCAGAACTCTCCCCAGCCTCCCTCAATGCACCAGCCTGGCCTCAAGTACATGGAGAACTTCATGTCCCCCAATGCCTCTGACCTGCAGAAAGAACAAAGTTCCCTGAGCTCTTTCAGTAATTTCCCTTTAGGTGGGTGTCCTCCCCATCTTCACGTAGGGCAGAATGACTCAATGTTGCACCAAGCTGCCAAGCCCAACACGATGTTTGCCTCTGACATGTCAGGCTGTCAGCCAGCTGGCATTAGTCAAAGTCATAGCCTCCTGAGCAATGGCCACATGGTGCCAGGCTCTTCCGTGAACCCTCGGGTAGGAAAGAACTTCTGTCCTGACAGCAGCTCCCTGCCAGCAAGAG GCTTGAACTCAAACTTGAATGTAAGCAACCTTGACATTAGTAGTGTTGGTTTTAAAGAGCCACAGTCCCGTCTGAAGAAGTGGACTGCcatggacatttccgttaacTCGCCACTTGATCAAAACCCCAGCAAAACTG GTGCTATAACATCTGGCCTGAGGCTTGAAGACTCGCACTTAAGTCCATATGACTTCATGAATGCCAGTAATGCTCCCATCAGTCCTCCTGGCTCTGTGGGAGATGGCTGGCCCATCCGTGCCAAATCACCTCATGGTTCCACCCATGTCAACTGGCCACCAG AGTTTCGTCCTGGTGAGCCCTGGAAAGGATATCCAAACATCGATCCTGAAACTGACCCATTTGTCACTCCTGGCAGTGTGATTAATAATCTCTCCATTAATACAGTCCGGGATGTTGATCACCTCAGGGACAGGAACAATG GGCCATCCTCATCACTTAACACCACGCTGCCTTCAAATAGTGCCTGGACATCCATTCGTGCCTCCAACCACAATAGTTCCCTCAGCAGTACAGCACAAAGCACTTCAG CCAGAAACAGTGACTCCAAATGGTCTCCAGTCACCAACACCTCTTTGGCTCATGAGCTGTGGAAGGTTCCTCTCCCCTCGAAAGGTATCTCTGCTCCGTCCCGGCCCCCACCTGGCCTCACTGGCCAGAAGCAGCCCTCGTCTTGGGACAACAGCTCTCTGAGACTGGCAGGCTGGGGCAGCTCTGAATCCAGATTCACCTCTG GTTCCAGCTGGGGTGACAGCAGCTCAGGGAGAACTAATTGGCTTGTACTCAAAAACCTTACACCTCAG ATTGATGGCTCCACCTTGCGAACTCTGTGCATGCAGCACGGTCCACTGATCACATTCCATCTGAACCTTCCCCATGGCAATGCTGTCGTCTGTTACAGCTCTAAGGAGGAGGCGGCCAAAGCCCAAAAGTCACTGCACAT GTGTGTTTTAGGGAACACTACTATTCTTGCAGAATTTGCTAGTGAAGAGGAAATTAATCGTTTCTTTGCACAAGGTCAGTCAATGACCGCTTCTCCCAGCTGGCAGACGCTGGGCTCTTCTCAGAACCGGATGGGATCCATTGAGGGTTCACACCCCTTCCCGAACCGCTCCGACCTGAATCAGTGGAACGGCAGCGGGCTGTCGGGAGCCGGCAGTGGAGACCTGCATGCTTCGTCTCTCTGGGGTGTTCCCAATTACTCCAAGAGCCTGTGGGGCAGCCCCAGTGGCGGTGAGGGCGGGAGAATCAACAGTCCCTCCCCCATCGGCTCCTTTCTTTCTGTTGACCACCTGACAGGAGGTGGGGAGTCCATGTAG